From a single Arachis hypogaea cultivar Tifrunner chromosome 3, arahy.Tifrunner.gnm2.J5K5, whole genome shotgun sequence genomic region:
- the LOC112790063 gene encoding alpha-1,2-mannosyltransferase ALG9, translated as MAMVTRQRRSQPSDPSPSTYTKLDKANKSDGGGAEDEKGLGWFLPFVALGMLRYMSASSNIIHDCDEVFNYWEPLHFLLYKTGFQTWEYSSQFALRSYLYLLFHELVGRPASWLFAEEKVRVFVAVRLFLGLLSVITETVLVVALSQKYGKRLASYALAMLCLTSGCFFASTSFLPSSFSMYAMSLASGLFLLDKPAASVAVAATGVILGWPFSILAFLPVTLYSLSRKFNRAFIAGAVTSIILLALSIVIDFHYYGRWTSSVLNILIYNVAGGGESHLYGTEGPLYYLRNGFNNFNFCFLLALLFLGILPIARKKYAPDLLIVVSPIYIWLGFMSLQPHKEERFLYPIYPLICVAASAVIESFPDLFRDKYNPRSDSILVKAAKILRPVILSLILCASHARTFSLIHGYSAPMEVYKILEHHDDAGTGSVLCVGSEWHRFPSSFFIPNYVSEVRWIDDGFRGLLPFPFNSTLGGTASAPSYFNNKNKASNEQYLHDIDACTFLVELQLKRPYLTRGSDMSTWEAIAAIPYLDRELSPSLYRSFFIPYLWQDKNVFGMYKLLKRIPK; from the exons ATGGCCATGGTCACGCGTCAGAGGCGTTCCCAACCGTCGGATCCGTCGCCGTCAACGTACACGAAGCTGGACAAGGCGAACAAATCGGACGGCGGAGGTGCTGAGGATGAAAAAGGGTTAGGGTGGTTCCTCCCTTTTGTGGCTCTTGGAATGCTGAGGTACATGAGTGCCTCCTCCAACATCATCCATGACTGTGACGAAGTCTTCAACTACTGGGAGCCCCTCCATTTCCTTCTCTATAAAACTGGCTTCCAAACTTGGGAATACAG TTCACAGTTTGCTCTTCGATCTTATTTGTACCTTTTGTTTCATGAGTTGGTGGGTCGACCTGCTTCTTGGTTATTTGCTGAGGAAAAA GTGCGAGTATTCGTTGCTGTAAGACTCTTTCTCGGTCTTCTTTCAGTTATCACAGAAACTGTTCTTGTTGTAGCTCTTTCACAAAAGTATGGAAAACGGCTTGCTTCGTATGCGCTTGCAATGCTGTGCTTAACCAGTGGCTGTTTCTTTGCTAGCACAA GTTTCTTGCCAAGTTCGTTTTCCATGTATGCGATGTCTCTTGCATCAGGTTTATTTCTTCTTGACAAACCTGCAGCATCAGTTGCTGTTGCTGCTACTGGCGTGATACTCGGCTGGCCATTCTCAATCTTGGCTTTCCTTCCGGTCACACTTTATTCATTGTCTAGGAAATTTAATCGGGCATTCATTGCCGGGGCGGTTACATCGATTATTCTTCTT GCATTGTCAATAGTTATTGACTTTCACTATTATGGAAGATGGACGTCATCcgttttgaatattttaatataCAATGTAGCTGGTGGTGGTGAAAGCCATCTTTATGGGACTGAAGGACCCCTTTATTACCTGAGGAATGGATTTAACAATTTCAACTTTTGTTTTCTTCTTGCTCTGCTATTCTTGGGAATTCTTCCCATTGCAAGGAAGAAATATGCACCAGACCTGTTGATTGTGGTATCTCCTATATATATTTGGCTGGGGTTTATGTCTTTGCAACCACATAAAGAAGAAAG GTTTCTTTATCCAATATATCCGCTTATTTGTGTTGCTGCTTCAGCTGTCATTGAGAGCTTCCCTGATCTTTTCCGTGACAAATATAATCCACGTAGTGATTCTATACTGGTAAAG GCAGCCAAAATTCTGAGGCCGGTTATTCTTAGCCTTATATTATGTGCCTCTCATGCCCGTACATTTTCTCTAATTCATGGCTACTCTGCTCCCATGGAGGTTTACAAGATTTTAGAGCACCATGATGATGCAGGAACTG GTTCTGTGCTTTGTGTTGGAAGCGAATGGCATCGCTTCCCATCATCATTTTTCATTCCTAATTATGTGAGTGAAGTTCGATGGATTGATGATGGGTTCCGAGGTCTTCTTCCCTTCCCATTTAATTCTACACTAGGTGGAACTGCATCGGCTCCGTCATATTTTAACAACAAGAATAAGGCATCAAATGAGCAATAT CTCCATGATATTGATGCATGTACTTTCCTTGTTGAGCTTCAGCTTAAGAGACCTTACCTGACTCGTGGAAGTGACATGTCAACTTGGGAG GCTATTGCTGCAATACCTTATCTGGACAGGGAGCTTTCACCATCTTTGTATAGGTCCTTTTTCATCCCTTACCTGTGGCAAGACAAGAACGTTTTTGGCATGTATAAGCTGCTTAAAAGAATACCCAAATGA
- the LOC140183358 gene encoding serine/threonine-protein phosphatase 7 long form homolog, producing the protein MYVVLYIPNPPKPETDHLYQHKKKERLLVLRGIWENFGGLKEEWVVEPMEDEDRLYRLNGVAHVARYIDEEPSRVISAVRRQQNMPLHDRIIPYLETAGLYHLARLNSQWFWVDEALLSTFIERWRPETHTFHMLFGECTITLQDVAYQLGLPIDGAPVSGCLTEFENLMEHGRPAWVWFRELFGELPPQSKVKQMTMCYTWFHERYRVLPADATDETVRVYARAYILMLLSSQLFADKNANRVHLRWLPYLASLDDLGRYSWGSAALAWLYRCLCRGTNRNVVNLAGPLQLLQSWIFWRFPTLRPTGFDGFGFPLASR; encoded by the exons ATGTATGTGGTGCTATATATACCTAATCCGCCGAAGCCTGAGACGGATCATTTGtatcagcacaaaaaaaaagaaagacttCTTGTGTTGAGAGGAATTTGGGAAAACTTTGGAGGTTTGAAGGAGGAGTGGGTGGTGGAGCCAATGGAGGATGAGGATCGCTTGTACCGACTAAATGGCGTTGCTCACGTGGCAAGATATATCGACGAAGAG CCTAGTAGGGTTATTAGCGCCGTTAGGAGGCAACAGAATATGCCCTTACATGACCGGATTATACCGTATCTGGAGACCGCGGGCTTGTATCATCTGGCTAGGCTAAACAGTCAGTGGTTCTGGGTTGATGAGGCTCTCCTTAGCACATTTATTGAGCGGTGGCGTCCGGAGACCCACACGTTCCACATGCTGTTTGGTGAGTGCACCATTACTTTGCAGGATGTCGCATATCAGCTGGGTTTGCCGATTGATGGTGCACCCGTTAGTGGGTGCCTGACTGAGTTTGAGAATCTGATGGAACACGGTAGACCAGCATGGGTGTGGTTCCGGGAGTTGTTTGGGGAGTTACCTCCACAGAGTAAAGTGAAGCAGATGACAATGTGCTACACATGGTTCCACGAGAGGTACCGGGTTCTCCCTGCAGATGCTACTGATGAGACCGTGCGTGTATACGCACGTGCTTATATCCTGATGCTGTTGTCGTCTCAGCTGTTTGCGGACAAGAACGCAAACCGAGTCCACCTTCGGTGGTTGCCTTATTTGGCATCATTGGACGACTTGGGCAGATATAGCTGGGGATCGGCTGCACTGGCCTGGTTGTATAGGTGTCTTTGTCGTGGGACAAACAGGAACGTCGTTAACTTGGCTGGGCCGCTACAGCTACTACAgtcttggattttctggaggtttCCGACTCTGAGGCCCACTGGTTTTGACGGGTTCGGGTTTCCTCTTGCTTCCAGGTAG
- the LOC114927462 gene encoding uncharacterized protein — MRTENPAMCDWANWMEYDKWTQHEDGGRRFGHMTTNISECVNSVLKGTRNLPVTSLVKSTYGRLAQLFVVRGQTAEAQHGSGHEFCQALVKAIDRNLRDSRCFTVTLYDRHQSAYTVAETTPTGSFSLGSYRVSLKNHRCDCGHFQALHYPCCHAIACCAYSRLNWASYVHEVYRMSEVFNVYRQGFLPPIPEGLWPPYVGPTIIPDPNMRRAKEGRPKATRIRGSMDQSQENQPKRCGLCRQAGHTRRLSPAKTEWWRGCLDLMSSKIPRSHA, encoded by the coding sequence ATGCGGACTGAGAATCCAGCAATGTGTGACTGGGCCAACTGGATGGAGTATGACAAATGGACCCAACATGAGGATGGTGGTCGACGGTTCGGGCACATGACCACAAACATCAGTGAGTGTGTGAACTCCGTGCTAAAGGGAACTCGCAACCTCCCGGTCACATCGTTGGTGAAGTCAACTTACGGGAGGCTTGCTCAGTTATTTGTGGTACGGGGACAAACAGCAGAGGCACAACACGGATCTGGGCATGAATTTTGTCAGGCATTGGTCAAGGCTATTGATCGGAACCTCAGAGACTCTAGGTGCTTCACTGTGACGTTATACGACAGGCATCAGTCCGCGTACACCGTCGCAGAGACAACACCAACCGGGAGCTTCTCGCTGGGTAGCTATAGAGTTTCCCTTAAGAATCACCGATGCGACTGTGGCCACTTTCAGGCGCTGCATTATCCTTGTTGCCACGCCATTGCGTGTTGCGCCTACTCCCGGCTTAACTGGGCGTCATATGTTCACGAGGTGTATCGTATGAGTGAGGTGTTCAACGTTTACAGGCAGGGGTTTCTCCCACCTATCCCTGAAGGACTATGGCCTCCATATGTTGGGCCTACCATCATTCCTGACCCTAATATGCGGCGTGCTAAGGAAGGTCGTCCAAAGGCAACCAGGATCCGTGGAAGTATGGATCAGTCTCAGGAGAACCAGCCGAAGCGTTGTGGGCTATGCCGTCAGGCTGGGCATACGCGGAGGCTGTCACCAGCGAAGACAGAGTGGTGGAGGGGATGCCTAGATCTCATGTCGTCCAAAATACCTAGATCTCATGCCTAG
- the LOC140183359 gene encoding uncharacterized protein → MRTIVWNCRGLGKPLTIHTLKGICKSHSPEIVFISETKNQAQQVEAKLRACSYENWHIVNPSGMAGGLVLAWKDSINVQIINSGEFFVAAEVKEFGNNGVWTFIGVHLSYSEQIRALQFEELTTMSQQLEGKVVIAGDFNAIISQAEKEGGDQKSATTIATIINFINSNELVDIGMVGRPFTWTNRRQGEDLVKERLDCYLVGMGWKLKFPNAVVHRLTESGSGHAPNLMKTEPQSWHSKRRFKYQERWCGEDDVERIISEV, encoded by the coding sequence ATGAGAACTATAGTTtggaattgtcggggtttggggaAACCCCTGACAATTCACACCCTAAAAGGGATATGTAAATCCCACTCCCCTGAGATTGTGTTCATAAGTGAAACAAAGAACCAAGCTCAACAGGTGGAAGCAAAACTCCGGGCATGCAGCTATGAAAACTGGCATATTGTTAATCCATCAGGAATGGCAGGAGGACTTGTGCTAGCTTGGAAGGATAGCATCAATGTTCAAATTATAAACAGCGGGGAATTCTTTGTAGCAGCTGAAGTTAAGGAGTTCGGAAACAATGGGGTATGGACGTTCATTGGTGTCCATTTGAGCTATTCGGAACAAATTCGAGCCTTACAGTTTGAGGAGCTTACAACAATGAGTCAACAACTGGAAGGAAAAGTGGTAATAGCGGGAGATTTTAATGCTATAATAAGTCAAGCGGAAAAGGAGGGTGGAGACCAAAAATCAGCAACTACCATTGCAACaatcattaattttattaatagcaACGAATTAGTGGATATTGGAATGGTGGGGCGGCCTTTCACGTGGACAAATCGAAGACAAGGAGAGGATTTGGTGAAGGAGAGGCTTGACTGCTATTTAGTAGGGATGGGATGGAAGCTGAAGTTTCCGAATGCAGTGGTGCACAGGCTCACAGAATCAGGCTCGGGTCATGCTCCTAACTTGATGAAAACTGAACCTCAATCCTGGCATAGTAAAAGGCGTTTTAAATACCAGGAACGTTGGTGTGGAGAAGATGATGTCGAAAGAATTATCAGCGAAGTGTGA